One part of the Paraglaciecola sp. L3A3 genome encodes these proteins:
- a CDS encoding DUF692 family multinuclear iron-containing protein, translating to MKSSFSLPHNAGVSLKPEYFNDVPSAVVEGLWFEVHAENYLIDGGPRLAALKEIASRYPLSVHGVGASLAGPKSVDKQHLQRLKKLCDILPIASFSEHLAWSATDEQFFNNLLPIPLTQQTLKTVSDNVMQVQDTLQRSIAIENPANYIRLPSDIDEADFLMELAHRTQCSLLLDVNNLFISAANVNIDPNTYINTLDLNVVSEIHVAGHSKDPIQADLLIDSHDCAVAVQVWQLLQYVLQKSGPKPVLIERDSDLPSFAELMAERQTAANFIHHCSKEN from the coding sequence GTGAAATCTAGCTTTAGTTTGCCACACAATGCAGGTGTCAGTCTAAAACCAGAGTACTTCAACGATGTGCCTAGTGCCGTCGTTGAAGGGTTATGGTTTGAAGTCCATGCCGAGAATTACCTAATTGATGGAGGCCCTCGCCTCGCCGCATTAAAAGAAATAGCCAGCAGGTATCCATTAAGTGTGCATGGTGTTGGGGCGTCTTTAGCAGGCCCTAAATCAGTAGATAAACAACATTTACAACGTTTAAAGAAGCTGTGTGATATTTTACCTATTGCCTCGTTTTCTGAGCATTTAGCTTGGTCAGCTACAGATGAACAATTTTTCAATAATTTACTGCCCATTCCCCTTACCCAGCAAACGCTAAAAACAGTTTCTGACAATGTCATGCAAGTTCAAGATACCTTGCAGCGCAGCATTGCCATAGAAAACCCGGCTAATTATATTCGCTTACCGTCTGATATAGACGAAGCTGACTTTTTAATGGAGTTAGCCCATAGAACACAATGTTCTTTGCTACTGGATGTGAACAACCTTTTTATTAGTGCAGCGAATGTGAACATTGACCCAAATACATATATCAATACTCTGGATCTCAATGTGGTGAGTGAGATCCATGTAGCCGGACATTCAAAGGACCCAATTCAAGCCGACTTATTAATTGATTCACACGATTGCGCAGTTGCAGTACAAGTTTGGCAGTTATTACAATACGTGTTACAAAAAAGTGGTCCTAAACCGGTATTGATAGAACGAGATTCAGACTTGCCTAGCTTCGCTGAATTAATGGCCGAAAGACAAACCGCCGCAAACTTTATTCATCATTGCTCAAAAGAAAACTAA
- a CDS encoding DUF2282 domain-containing protein has translation MINKQGIKLALAVGCTLAVTQSALAKPNAQLTVAEGASAEITKAVSEWKEGKRLRGRKDKCYGIALAGDNDCKAGPGTSCEGTSTKDFQGDAWTYAPKGSCEFIVTPNGSASTKPIV, from the coding sequence ATGATAAACAAACAAGGTATAAAATTAGCCCTAGCAGTAGGTTGTACATTAGCAGTCACACAAAGTGCTCTAGCTAAACCTAATGCGCAGTTAACTGTTGCTGAAGGTGCATCAGCTGAGATCACTAAAGCCGTTTCTGAATGGAAAGAAGGTAAAAGACTTAGGGGTCGCAAAGATAAATGTTATGGCATTGCACTAGCTGGCGATAATGATTGTAAAGCAGGCCCAGGCACGAGTTGTGAAGGAACCTCTACTAAAGATTTCCAAGGTGATGCTTGGACATACGCTCCTAAAGGTTCGTGTGAGTTTATTGTCACGCCTAATGGCAGCGCATCCACCAAACCCATTGTTTAA
- a CDS encoding nitrate- and nitrite sensing domain-containing protein — MPSNKGITKRFLYAAKVAELETLQQLSNNCVLVCLVCRVIHDLQKERGVNNVYLASSGLHYTQRRISQITSSETVIKELTDLLHDNYLSNDKNVHHYRLLHNISLALQGIENIGLLRHHVKNHDISVLKSTQAYCRLISALLNIVFEAADIASNPTISRQLVALFNFIQGKEYAGQERAWGAVGFAETSFATELCLKLRLLQEKQNTSFQLFMEFADKPYLELWEKLCQSNTTSEVLQLRKMIEKLTEGERVCSDISEVWYERTTNRIDEMYSIEHELTNFLLLSAEQNVKDAEAEISDYNKKVDTLVVNNSSVSSLLYNLHLPNLQNSFESQNEDDLGAVSTYDSFTGHKSLFELLKSQAERIDKIKHELELSQKALHEQQVISRAKALLIDKLSLSEDQAHRKLQTTAMEQNLSVFTVATKAIKAMQAQA; from the coding sequence ATGCCATCAAATAAAGGTATTACAAAGCGTTTTCTGTATGCCGCTAAAGTTGCAGAATTAGAAACCTTACAACAGTTGTCAAATAACTGTGTATTGGTTTGTCTGGTGTGCAGAGTGATCCACGATTTACAAAAAGAAAGAGGGGTGAATAATGTTTATTTAGCCTCATCTGGCCTGCATTATACTCAGCGTCGTATTTCGCAAATCACCTCTAGCGAAACCGTGATTAAAGAATTAACCGATTTATTGCATGATAATTATTTAAGTAATGATAAAAATGTGCATCACTACCGTTTGTTACATAACATATCCTTAGCGCTACAAGGGATTGAAAATATAGGGTTATTACGACACCATGTTAAGAATCATGATATTAGTGTACTTAAGTCAACTCAAGCTTATTGCCGACTTATTTCGGCTTTATTGAATATAGTGTTTGAAGCGGCTGATATTGCAAGTAATCCCACTATTTCTAGACAATTAGTTGCATTATTTAATTTTATTCAAGGTAAAGAATATGCAGGTCAAGAACGAGCTTGGGGGGCTGTGGGCTTTGCTGAAACAAGCTTTGCTACCGAGTTATGTCTGAAGCTTCGTTTATTACAAGAAAAACAAAATACCTCTTTTCAGTTATTTATGGAATTTGCCGACAAACCTTATTTAGAACTGTGGGAAAAACTTTGCCAAAGCAATACAACGTCAGAAGTGTTGCAACTGAGAAAGATGATTGAAAAATTAACCGAAGGTGAGCGAGTATGTTCAGATATTAGCGAAGTCTGGTATGAAAGAACCACAAATCGTATTGATGAAATGTATAGCATTGAACATGAGTTGACTAATTTTCTGTTGCTAAGTGCTGAGCAAAATGTCAAAGACGCCGAGGCTGAAATCTCTGACTATAATAAAAAAGTGGATACCTTAGTCGTTAATAATTCATCTGTTTCTAGTTTGTTGTATAACCTTCATCTGCCGAATTTACAGAATAGTTTTGAATCGCAAAATGAAGACGATTTAGGCGCTGTGTCGACTTACGATAGTTTTACTGGGCACAAATCATTATTTGAATTGTTAAAGAGTCAAGCTGAACGAATTGACAAAATAAAACATGAGTTAGAGTTAAGTCAAAAAGCTTTGCACGAGCAGCAGGTTATTAGTCGAGCGAAAGCGCTATTAATAGACAAACTTTCTCTGAGTGAAGATCAAGCTCACCGTAAATTACAAACTACTGCTATGGAGCAAAACTTAAGTGTTTTTACCGTGGCAACAAAAGCGATTAAGGCCATGCAGGCTCAAGCTTAA
- the glpQ gene encoding glycerophosphodiester phosphodiesterase: MGKLILSLIMLVTMSQMSIAKPLVIAHRGAPGYLPEHTMESAVLAFAQNADFIEQDLVVTKDNQLVVLHDIHLDTVTNVAQQYPSRKRADGRYYALDFTLAELRKLTVYERHDLLGKQVFSNRYQGTGKFQITTFEQQIELIQQLNRQFDKNIGFYPEIKSPAWHKQQGVDISKLVLIVLRQRQLDDPNKAIYLQCFDFAETQRLRNKLGAKLKIVQLIAENDWLESPTDYEYLKTTEGLAEIAKVAQGIGPWIPQIFDHKTMQATGLVKQAHQAGLTVHPYTFRQDDLPKNISANQLLDILFKQLKVDGVFSDFPDTVVKYLDENR, encoded by the coding sequence ATGGGTAAATTAATCCTTAGCTTAATTATGCTAGTAACTATGAGTCAAATGAGTATTGCCAAACCGTTAGTCATAGCCCACCGAGGCGCCCCAGGTTATTTACCCGAACATACAATGGAATCTGCAGTGCTGGCTTTTGCACAAAATGCAGATTTTATTGAACAAGATTTAGTGGTAACAAAAGACAATCAATTAGTGGTGTTACACGATATTCACTTAGATACTGTAACTAACGTTGCCCAACAATACCCCAGCAGAAAACGTGCAGATGGACGTTATTACGCGTTAGACTTCACTTTAGCTGAGCTTAGAAAATTAACGGTATATGAAAGGCATGACCTCTTGGGTAAACAAGTATTTTCCAATCGTTATCAAGGTACAGGCAAGTTTCAAATAACCACTTTTGAACAACAAATTGAGCTGATTCAACAACTGAACCGTCAGTTTGATAAAAACATAGGCTTTTACCCCGAAATAAAATCACCCGCTTGGCATAAACAACAAGGTGTCGATATTAGTAAACTAGTACTCATTGTATTACGTCAACGTCAGTTAGATGACCCAAACAAAGCTATCTACCTGCAATGTTTTGATTTCGCTGAAACCCAAAGATTACGCAATAAACTAGGCGCAAAACTTAAAATAGTACAACTAATTGCCGAAAACGACTGGCTCGAATCCCCTACAGATTATGAGTATTTAAAAACGACCGAAGGTTTAGCTGAAATAGCCAAAGTTGCCCAAGGTATTGGTCCATGGATCCCGCAAATTTTTGATCACAAGACTATGCAAGCAACAGGTTTAGTAAAACAAGCCCATCAAGCCGGCTTAACAGTACACCCCTACACTTTTAGGCAAGATGATCTACCTAAAAACATCAGTGCAAATCAACTACTAGATATCTTATTTAAACAACTCAAAGTAGACGGCGTATTCAGTGATTTTCCAGATACAGTAGTGAAATATTTAGATGAAAACAGATAA
- the gloA gene encoding lactoylglutathione lyase, translating into MRLLHTMLRVTDLQKSIDFYTEIMGMKLLRQSENTEYKYTLAFVGYGAESDNSVIELTYNWGTTEYNMGNAFGHLALGVDNIYSVCEKIEAQGGDVYRKPGPVLGGDTIIAFVRDPDGYAIELIQD; encoded by the coding sequence ATGCGCTTATTACACACTATGCTTAGGGTTACAGACCTACAAAAATCCATTGATTTTTATACTGAAATTATGGGTATGAAACTGCTTAGACAAAGTGAAAATACTGAATACAAATATACACTCGCTTTTGTAGGTTACGGTGCTGAATCTGATAACAGTGTTATCGAATTAACCTACAACTGGGGCACAACAGAATATAATATGGGCAATGCATTTGGTCATTTAGCCTTAGGTGTAGACAATATCTATTCAGTCTGTGAAAAAATTGAAGCCCAAGGTGGTGATGTTTATCGCAAACCCGGTCCAGTATTGGGTGGTGATACCATCATAGCTTTTGTCCGCGATCCTGACGGTTATGCGATTGAACTGATCCAAGACTAA
- a CDS encoding GspH/FimT family pseudopilin codes for MKHQNGVTLVELMISLAILTIILTSVGPSIQSILIKNRIVAEINEISSVIQFARHQAIDEQTIVTICPSKDYTNCTTDWNDAKMVFIDDDDNNERGAAEELLVSIPAVSNTNIMTGPAVVLTFEETGEAGIATEILLCHKDKQAEYARSLSITLQGRVKMSTDSNKDGVNENTAGTALSC; via the coding sequence GTGAAACATCAAAACGGCGTAACACTCGTTGAATTAATGATCAGTCTTGCAATATTAACCATCATTTTAACTTCGGTTGGACCAAGCATTCAAAGTATATTAATTAAAAATCGTATTGTAGCGGAAATCAATGAAATAAGTTCAGTGATCCAATTTGCCCGCCACCAAGCAATAGATGAACAAACTATAGTCACAATCTGCCCATCAAAAGATTACACCAATTGTACCACTGATTGGAATGATGCAAAGATGGTTTTCATCGACGACGATGATAATAATGAACGAGGAGCCGCAGAAGAGTTACTGGTTAGTATTCCTGCCGTTTCAAATACCAATATCATGACAGGTCCAGCAGTGGTATTAACCTTTGAAGAAACAGGTGAAGCGGGTATCGCCACAGAAATTTTACTTTGCCATAAAGATAAACAAGCAGAATATGCCCGCTCATTGTCTATTACATTACAGGGCAGAGTGAAAATGAGCACTGATAGTAATAAAGACGGTGTTAACGAAAACACTGCAGGCACAGCGCTCAGCTGTTAA
- the nadE gene encoding ammonia-dependent NAD(+) synthetase, which yields MHSQTVIEEMRVLPEINVEFEVARRVDFIKSQLLNSQMKTLVLGISGGIDSCALGRLAQLAVNELNQDANKGYQFVAVRLPYQVQADEADAQASIDFIQPSQSLTVNVQPGADGIDQQTILAVSNAGLLADNASRQDFVKGNVKARTRMVIQYQVAGLLDGLVLGTDHSAENITGFFTKYGDGACDLAPLFGLNKRQVRQIASHLGAPTHVVTKAPTADLESLSPQKSDEAALGLTYDQIDDFLEGKAVSHEVSEKLVDIFVKTQHKRVPIPTIYD from the coding sequence ATGCACAGTCAAACTGTAATTGAAGAAATGCGAGTATTACCAGAAATAAACGTAGAGTTTGAAGTGGCACGAAGAGTGGATTTTATTAAATCTCAATTACTTAATAGCCAAATGAAAACCTTAGTATTAGGTATCAGTGGTGGCATTGACTCTTGTGCTTTGGGACGTTTAGCTCAATTGGCTGTGAACGAACTGAACCAAGACGCTAATAAAGGTTATCAATTTGTTGCGGTACGTTTACCCTATCAGGTGCAAGCAGACGAGGCCGATGCTCAAGCATCTATTGATTTTATTCAGCCGAGCCAAAGTTTGACAGTTAACGTGCAACCAGGGGCTGATGGGATAGACCAGCAAACTATTTTAGCTGTCAGCAATGCCGGTTTATTAGCTGACAATGCAAGCAGACAAGATTTTGTCAAAGGTAATGTAAAAGCCAGAACCCGTATGGTAATTCAATACCAAGTGGCAGGTTTGTTAGATGGCTTAGTTTTAGGTACAGATCACTCAGCCGAAAATATTACTGGTTTCTTTACTAAATATGGTGATGGAGCTTGTGATTTGGCTCCTTTATTTGGCTTAAACAAACGTCAAGTTAGACAAATAGCCAGTCATTTAGGTGCGCCAACTCATGTGGTTACTAAAGCGCCTACAGCTGATTTAGAGTCTCTATCACCGCAAAAATCAGATGAAGCTGCATTAGGCTTAACTTATGATCAAATTGATGACTTTTTGGAAGGCAAAGCTGTTTCCCATGAGGTATCAGAAAAACTTGTTGATATTTTTGTCAAGACTCAACATAAACGTGTTCCGATTCCTACTATTTACGATTGA
- a CDS encoding P-II family nitrogen regulator: MKKIEAIIKPFKMDDVREALSEAGISGLTVTEVKGFGRQKGHTELYRGAEYKVDFLPKVKIEIVVTDDQVDRSIEAIRNAAKTGKIGDGKIFVYEVERAIRIRTGEENDEAI; this comes from the coding sequence ATGAAAAAAATTGAAGCCATAATTAAACCATTTAAAATGGATGATGTAAGGGAAGCGCTTTCTGAGGCTGGTATTAGTGGTTTAACTGTGACAGAAGTGAAAGGTTTTGGTCGTCAAAAAGGTCATACAGAATTATATCGTGGTGCGGAGTACAAAGTAGACTTTTTGCCTAAAGTGAAAATTGAAATTGTTGTTACTGACGATCAAGTAGATAGAAGCATTGAAGCTATAAGAAACGCAGCTAAAACCGGAAAAATAGGTGATGGCAAAATTTTTGTTTATGAAGTCGAGCGTGCAATTCGTATCCGTACAGGTGAAGAAAACGATGAAGCTATTTAG
- a CDS encoding outer membrane protein assembly factor BamD, translating to MINKIKFRNILFTSVLAVLVGCSSAPKDEDTDLILKNKGVQGLYQDAKEKMKAGNFSAATEILSSLDSRFPFGPHSNQVQLDLIYGYYKTGKTQEGLAIIDRFVRLNPNHSDVDYAIYMRGLTNMEVDNNLFQELVGIDRSDRDPSNSRDAFNDFRRLIETYPDSKYAADAQKRMLHIKSRLAKYEIAIARYYMRREAYVAAANRGRYVIENYFDTNHVQEALEIMVECYDQLKLDELKNNAMKTLKLNYPNSSFIS from the coding sequence ATGATCAATAAAATCAAATTTAGAAACATTTTATTCACCAGTGTACTAGCCGTATTAGTCGGTTGTTCGTCAGCTCCTAAAGACGAAGATACTGATTTAATTCTTAAAAATAAAGGTGTTCAAGGTTTATACCAAGACGCTAAAGAAAAAATGAAAGCGGGTAATTTTAGTGCCGCAACAGAAATCCTCAGTTCTTTGGATTCACGTTTTCCTTTTGGGCCCCATTCAAATCAAGTGCAACTTGATTTAATTTATGGTTACTACAAAACGGGGAAAACACAAGAAGGGTTAGCTATTATTGACCGTTTTGTGCGTCTTAATCCTAATCATTCTGACGTAGATTACGCTATTTATATGCGTGGTTTAACCAACATGGAAGTAGACAACAATCTATTTCAAGAACTAGTAGGTATAGATCGTTCAGATAGAGATCCTAGTAATTCTAGGGATGCATTTAACGATTTCCGTCGTCTAATTGAAACCTACCCAGACAGTAAATACGCTGCCGATGCACAAAAACGTATGTTGCATATTAAAAGTCGTTTGGCTAAATATGAAATTGCTATCGCTAGATACTATATGCGCAGAGAAGCTTATGTAGCTGCTGCCAATAGAGGTAGATACGTGATTGAAAATTACTTCGACACTAATCATGTACAAGAAGCATTAGAGATAATGGTGGAATGCTACGACCAATTAAAACTGGACGAACTGAAAAATAATGCCATGAAAACCCTAAAACTTAACTATCCCAATAGTAGTTTTATTAGTTAA
- the rluD gene encoding 23S rRNA pseudouridine(1911/1915/1917) synthase RluD, whose product MSTPHEKIQLQASVPENLLGKRLDQALAEMFPDYSRSRIKEWILADSVKVDGEILNKPREKLVGDEFIEINAEIETQVQHKAQQIELNIVYEDEHILVINKPTNLVVHPGAGNGDGTVLNALLNHAPEIANVPRAGIVHRLDKDTTGLMVVAKTIPAQTHLVEQLQAREISREYEAVVIGTMVAGGTVDAPIGRHPTKRTNMAVRESGKPAVTHYRVKEKFRAHTYVRLKLESGRTHQIRVHMSHLRYPLVGDPAYGGRPRLPKASSEAMIDMLRSFKRQALHAIQLELTHPVTGEWMSWQAPLPDDFAELLTVLRDDKSIHGTGEV is encoded by the coding sequence ATGTCTACCCCACATGAAAAAATACAATTACAGGCAAGTGTGCCGGAAAATTTACTCGGCAAAAGGTTAGATCAAGCTTTGGCCGAAATGTTCCCTGATTATTCAAGATCTCGCATAAAAGAATGGATTTTAGCGGATAGCGTGAAAGTTGATGGTGAAATTTTAAACAAACCACGAGAAAAACTAGTGGGTGATGAGTTCATTGAAATTAACGCAGAGATTGAAACTCAGGTTCAACATAAAGCCCAACAGATAGAATTAAATATAGTTTATGAAGACGAACATATATTAGTGATCAACAAACCAACAAATTTAGTTGTACATCCAGGTGCAGGTAATGGCGATGGTACAGTATTAAATGCGTTGTTAAATCATGCTCCCGAAATCGCTAATGTGCCTAGAGCCGGTATAGTGCATCGTTTAGATAAAGATACCACTGGGCTTATGGTGGTGGCTAAAACTATTCCTGCGCAAACTCACTTGGTGGAGCAACTACAAGCTAGAGAAATTAGCCGTGAGTATGAAGCTGTGGTGATTGGCACTATGGTGGCTGGTGGTACTGTGGATGCACCTATTGGTCGTCATCCAACCAAAAGAACTAATATGGCGGTAAGAGAGTCGGGTAAACCTGCTGTCACTCATTATCGTGTGAAAGAAAAATTTCGTGCTCATACCTACGTCAGGCTCAAACTTGAATCGGGTAGAACCCATCAAATTCGTGTGCATATGTCTCACCTGAGGTACCCTTTAGTGGGGGATCCCGCATATGGTGGTCGTCCTAGATTACCTAAGGCCAGTAGTGAAGCCATGATTGACATGTTGAGGTCATTCAAAAGACAAGCCTTACATGCTATTCAGTTAGAATTAACACATCCTGTCACTGGCGAGTGGATGAGCTGGCAGGCGCCTCTACCTGATGATTTTGCCGAATTATTAACTGTGTTACGAGATGACAAGTCTATACATGGCACAGGTGAAGTGTAG
- the pgeF gene encoding peptidoglycan editing factor PgeF encodes MSTFDLLQPSSFIVPNWSAAKNITAFTTTRLGGLSHEPYASLNLGQHVGDDPLLVANNRQRLPNWQNFFWLKQTHSTICLAVDEIDNNLSGTLEGDACFSTKAKQVCAVMTADCLPILLCDKAGTTVAAVHAGWRGLADGVIENTILKMKLPTGNLMAWMGPAISQTFFEVGEDVKQIFSQYPQAFKTNQLSSEKKYYADLYFIAKQKLLALGVQDISGGNYCTYEQETHFFSHRRACHQQDPINTPATTGRMVSAIYFE; translated from the coding sequence ATGTCAACATTTGATTTGTTACAGCCATCATCATTTATTGTACCTAACTGGTCGGCAGCAAAAAATATCACGGCTTTTACCACCACTAGATTAGGTGGTTTAAGTCATGAACCCTATGCAAGTTTAAACCTTGGTCAACATGTGGGTGATGATCCTTTACTAGTAGCAAACAACCGTCAACGTCTACCCAATTGGCAAAACTTTTTTTGGTTAAAACAAACCCACAGTACCATTTGTTTAGCTGTTGATGAGATAGATAATAATTTGAGTGGCACTCTTGAAGGGGATGCCTGTTTTTCAACAAAAGCAAAACAGGTTTGTGCTGTGATGACGGCTGACTGCTTACCCATTTTGTTATGTGACAAAGCGGGTACTACAGTCGCTGCGGTTCATGCTGGTTGGCGCGGTTTAGCAGATGGCGTGATAGAAAATACTATCCTTAAAATGAAGCTACCTACAGGTAACTTAATGGCATGGATGGGGCCGGCAATTAGTCAAACATTTTTTGAAGTGGGCGAAGACGTTAAACAAATTTTTAGCCAATATCCCCAAGCATTTAAAACCAATCAACTTAGCTCTGAAAAAAAATATTATGCTGATCTTTATTTTATTGCTAAGCAAAAATTGTTGGCTTTAGGGGTACAAGATATAAGTGGTGGTAATTATTGTACTTATGAGCAAGAAACGCATTTTTTCTCTCATCGTCGAGCCTGCCATCAACAAGATCCAATTAATACACCAGCAACGACCGGTCGTATGGTCAGTGCAATTTATTTCGAATAA